Part of the Candidatus Kryptoniota bacterium genome is shown below.
GAGCTCCCGATGAACTTATCGCCTTTGGGCCGCTCGCCGAGGACCTGCCTGTTTCCTGATCGTACTGGAGCAGTATGCCGATATATTTCTCGGCGCTCTTGCCGCTTATCAGTGCATAGGCCTTCTCGCCTTCTTCAATATGAAATTTGTGAGTCGTCAACCCGCGTACGTCGACCTTCTTTTCGCCCACGAGCTTTATAAACTCCCGCATGTTTCTATTTTCTGTCCACCTGACATAGCCGATCGGATAATCGTTGCCTTGTTCCTCGAAACTGGGATCATACCTGCCGGGTCCGTAGGAACGCGAGAGTTTCAACTCGAGCTCCTTCAAATAATACGGCGCGCGCGGTACGTTCATTCCTGTCTCACCTATCATGACGATTCGTGAACGATCGCGGGCGATTTCTCCGGCAAGCGAGAGAGGATCGCTGGACTTCGTCGCCGCGGCTATGATTACGCCATCCGCCCCGTAACCGGCTGTGAATGAGTCGATCATCGACTTCACGTCTGCCGTCCTAATTGCCCCGTTGTCGGCACCAAGTTTCTTCGCAAGTTCCACATTTTCCGGGTCGATATCGATCCCGAAAACCGAACAGCCATTTGCCTTCAGGATCTGCACGGCCAGCAAGCCGACTAGTCCCAGACCTATCACCACAAAAGATTCACCGAGCGACGGTTCCGCCTGGCGAATGCCTTGAAGCGCAATTGAGCCGATAGTTGCGTACGCAGCTTCATCGAGTCCTACACTATCGGGGACTTTTACGGCCAGATTCTTTGGGACAAATACAATATCGGCGTGATTGGCGTATCCGGCACCGGCGCAGGCGACTCGGTCGCCAACCGTGAAATCTGAAACGAGCGGGTCGACAGCGATTACGACGCCCGCCGAACTATATCCCATCGACTTGTAGGAGTTCAGTTTGCTCATGACTTTTCGATACGCTGCGAGAAAACCCGTTTGGCGAATTTCATTCAGCAATCTCTTCACGTCTTCCGGCCGCGACCTCGCCTTCTGGAGTAAACTTTTCCTTCCCGATTCGACAGATGTTTTTTCAGTGCCCGCGCTAACCAGCGAGAAATGATTCTTGACGAGTATACCACCGGCGCGAAAAGCCGGGGCAGGGACGTCTTCCACTTTCAAGTCGCCCGTTCTTAGATTTTGCAGAACTTGCTTCATCCAGCCCTCATTATCTTTTTTGAAAGATTACGATGACGTGCTTCGGACCGTGTACGCCAGTCACGAGCTCCTTCTCGATATCAGCTGTTCGACTAGGACCGGTAACCAGGAACAGATTGCTCCCGGTATGCTCGCTGAACTTAATGGTGAACAAATCGTCAAGTGTATCAAGTAATTGGACCGGGTCGACGATTACGACAAGAGTTTGCGCCAAAGCTGCCGGAAGTCGCATCTTGTTGCTCAAAACGATAGTGCCTGTTTCGGCCACACAAGCCGCACATGTTGAAATAACCATGTCAAATACTGACGCCTCTCGCACATCATAACCCTTCAGGAAATCGGATTCAATTTTGACTTCCGCCTTCTCACGGATCCGCTCGACGACGTCTCGATAATATTTCGTTACATCTTCATGAATGAATAATCTGTTGTCGTGTCCGAACTTACTTAACAGGTAG
Proteins encoded:
- a CDS encoding LUD domain-containing protein; amino-acid sequence: MIPDDREKIFASIRRGLRSSKGSNTGVASASPAREISDDLSGRKLDEFKAELTKLGGEVFIADNSNTALNYLLSKFGHDNRLFIHEDVTKYYRDVVERIREKAEVKIESDFLKGYDVREASVFDMVISTCAACVAETGTIVLSNKMRLPAALAQTLVVIVDPVQLLDTLDDLFTIKFSEHTGSNLFLVTGPSRTADIEKELVTGVHGPKHVIVIFQKR
- a CDS encoding bi-domain-containing oxidoreductase, with the protein product MKQVLQNLRTGDLKVEDVPAPAFRAGGILVKNHFSLVSAGTEKTSVESGRKSLLQKARSRPEDVKRLLNEIRQTGFLAAYRKVMSKLNSYKSMGYSSAGVVIAVDPLVSDFTVGDRVACAGAGYANHADIVFVPKNLAVKVPDSVGLDEAAYATIGSIALQGIRQAEPSLGESFVVIGLGLVGLLAVQILKANGCSVFGIDIDPENVELAKKLGADNGAIRTADVKSMIDSFTAGYGADGVIIAAATKSSDPLSLAGEIARDRSRIVMIGETGMNVPRAPYYLKELELKLSRSYGPGRYDPSFEEQGNDYPIGYVRWTENRNMREFIKLVGEKKVDVRGLTTHKFHIEEGEKAYALISGKSAEKYIGILLQYDQETGRSSASGPKAISSSGARPESAPFRAKPLNVGFIGAGSFAQSNLLPALAEISNLSLQTVCTSSGVTAKSAQNRFGFSGITTNADDIISDTNIGTVFIATRHNLHASLALRSLKSGKNVFVEKPLALNEDELISIGEFYRAHDEKDLPLLMVGFNRRFAPLTAAVKSHFKDVGEPIVVNCRINAGFVPKTHWTQDPVEGGGRIVGEVCHFVDLIQFITDSRISKIMAESVASGNKGIVDNDNASITLRMKNGSLGIITYLANGDMSLPKERIEVTAGKRAAVIDNFQVAYLFSKGSRKKIGNGKTDKGITSEVKAFMRAVQSSGLPLISFDDLINSSLTTFRILTALSIGMPVEL